The following are from one region of the Silene latifolia isolate original U9 population chromosome 9, ASM4854445v1, whole genome shotgun sequence genome:
- the LOC141601993 gene encoding uncharacterized protein LOC141601993, with protein sequence MDELSSSRTMIHGFNLNGERAVGMICVNLTMGDLSSDTLFHVMDGKTSFKLLLGRPWKHENGVVASTLHQCLKYYRGGERKIDGDAEPFSKVDSFFADTKFFEENGKGGKREKNIIKEDEDASPAKENDVKKDVDKASKTATPVASPKKQETPQKTTPPVLRYIPKSRRKDGESPFAECLTPKIEPKDKKSSLVFKQEWVAKVVTPLPSSSQTKIVRPPPNGFVCSSSQASSEENKGIFDSNAYKLLAKAGYDLTNPTPLGKVIEVEPYGLNKAQHKVFKQDGSFMVTRAGLGYKSPAPVKIGARRKGATASSQHIAVEEVEENQGEEKMHPSSVFDRISPPAEKCRPSIFTRLGRPSVSTKHISVFTRLGNQGESKVKVSTLSLRTNKKSEIHERLGGPSKTVFSRLGAPKKNSGEGRPLSNSTTPNEEEVKVSDDLRSAIPSRMKRMQVVDIIQHEPLKARRRVLVLTGQPKNVEPIPSSSRPSGVKKPGDLEVTTSSYHITVEEIPDENEEVEADEAPETLEDGGQSTVDELKELNLGTTEDPRPIYVSALLTKEEEEEYYKLLVEYKDVFAWSYKEMPGLSPKIAVHRLAIKKGTNPKKQPQRRFRPELVPEIEKEVNKLIDAGFIREVKYSTWIANIVPVKKKNGQLRICVDFRDLNDACPKDDFPLPVTELMIDATTGHEALSFIDCTAGFVVRHRGIEIDQTKIKAINEMPEPKTLKELRGLQGRLAYIRRFISNLAGRCQPFSHLMKKYAPFQWDEKCKNAFDSIKKYLASAPVLGAPIPGRPLVLYIAAQERSLGAMCAQEIEDHKERALYYLSRTLVGAELNYAPI encoded by the exons ATGGATGAACTCTCCAGTAGTCGAACAatgattcatggtttcaacttgaatgggGAGCGTGCGGTTGGCATGATATGTGTGAACCTTACCATGGGTGATCTTTCTTCCGATACATTGTTCCATGTCATGGATGGCAAGACATCGTTCAAACTATTGCTGGGACGACCTTGGAAGCACGAGAATGGAGTTGTCgcctcaaccctccatcaatgcTTGAAATATTATCGTGGTGGCGAAAGGAAAATAGACGGAGACGCCGAACCTTTCTCTAAGGTCGACTCTTTCTTCGCTGAtacaaaattctttgaagagaatg GAAAAGGAGGTAAGCGGGAAAAGAACATCATCAAAGAAGATGAAGATGCAAGTCCTGCTAAAGAAAATGATGTTAAGAAAGATGTAGACAAGGCCAGTAAAACAGCTACTCCTGTTGCGTCACCCAAGAAGCAAGAGACGCCGCAGAAAACTACACCACCAGTACTACGCTACATCCCAAAGTCTCGCCGCAAAGATGGGGAGAGTCCTTTTGCAGAGTGTCTAACACCAAAGATAGAGCCTAAAGATAAAAAGTCAAGTCTGGTGTTCAAGCAGGAATGGGTGGCCAAAGTCGTTACACCTctaccaagttcatctcaaaCGAAGATTGTGAGACCTCCTCCGAATGGTTTCGTCTGTTCATCCAGTCAAGCATCAAGTGAGGAAAACAAGGGGATAtttgattccaatgcttacaagctaCTTGCGAAGGCTGGATATGACTTAACAAATCCGACTCCTCTCGGCAAAGTTATAGAAGTTGAGCCGTACGGTCTTAACAAAGCGCAACATAAAGTGTTCAAGCAAGATGGGAGCTTCATGGTGACCAGGGCCGGGCTCGGATATAAGTCTCCTGCGCCTGTGAAGATTGGTGCTCGTAGAAAAGGGGCTACTGCGTCTTCTCAGCACATCGCAGTAGAAGAGGTCGAAGAAAATCAAGGAGAGGAAAAGATGCATCCATCTTCAGTCTTCGATCGAATAAGTCCACCTGCAGAGAAGTGTCGTCCTTCTATATTTACAAGGCTAGGGAGACCAAGTGTTTCAACCAAACACATTTCTGTCTTTACCAGGCTTGGCAATCAAGGAGAAAGTAAAGTCAAAGTATCAACACTTTCGTTGCGCACAAACAAGAAGAGTGAAATACATGAACGCTTGGGCGGTCCATCAAAGACAGTCTTCAGTAGACTAGGGGCTCCCAAGAAGAATAGCGGTgagggtcgtcctctctcaaATTCTACAACAccaaatgaagaagaagtaaAAGTAAGCGATGACTTGAGAAGCGCAATACCATCTCGCATGAAGCGTATGCAAGTAGTAGATATCATCCAGCATGAGCCACTCAAAGCAAGGAGGCGCGTACTAGTTCTCACAGGCCAGCCAAAAAATGTTGAGCCTATTCCTTCATCTTCACGTCCTTCTGGTGTAAAGAAGCCAGGAGATTTAGAAGTTACAACGTCGTCATATCACATCACAGTAGAAGAGATACCTGACGAGAATGAAGAAGTTGAGGCCGATGAGGCCCCTGAAACACTTGAAGACGGGGGGCAATCGACTGTGGATGAACTCAAGGAACTCAATTTGGGAACTACTGAAGATCCTCGCCCCATTTATGTCAGTGCTCTGCtgactaaggaagaagaagaggagtactACAAGTTGTTGGTCGAATACAAGGATGTCTTCGCTTGGAGCTATAAGGAGATGCCTGGACTCAGCCCAAAAATTGCAGTTCATCGTCTAGCAATCAAGAAAGGCACCAATCCAAAAAAGCAACCTCAACGTCGTTTCAGGCCGGAACTTGTACCTGAAATTGAAAAGGAAGTCAATAAACTCATTGATGCAGGTTTCATTCGAGAAGTCAAATATTCTACCTGGATAGCAAACATTGTCCCAGTCAAAAAGAAGAATGGACAACTGCGCATATGTGTCGACTTCAGAGACCTTAATGATGCATGcccgaaggatgacttccctttgccagttACAGAGTTGATGATTGACGCAACCACTGGTCATGAAGCCCTATCATTCATAGATTGTACTGctg GTTTTGTGGTCAGGCatagaggcattgaaattgaccaaacaaaaatcaaagctatCAACGAAATGCCGGAACCAAAGACATTGAAAGAGTTGCGCGGATTGCAAGGACGTTTGGCATACATCCGAAGGTTCATCTCTAACTTAGCCGGGCGTTGCCAGCCGTTTAGCCATCTCATGAAAAAGTATGCTCCATTTCAatgggatgaaaaatgcaaaaatgcttttGATAGCATCAAGAAGTACTTGGCCAGCGCGCCAGTGCTGGGGGCACCAATTCCAGGAAGGCCACTTGTCCTCTACATTGCAGCACAAGAACGCTCACTGGGGGCAATGTgtgctcaagaaattgaagaccACAAGGAGAGAGCACTCTACTACCTGAGTCGTACCTTGGTTGGAGCTGAGTTGAATTACGCGCCTATATAG
- the LOC141601994 gene encoding uncharacterized protein LOC141601994 has product MQAHTIHVVSKADPIKYILSRPVLSGRLAKWAMLLKQYDLVFVPQKAVKGQAIADFFADHPVPAEWEISDDLPGEEIFYVDVLPPWQMYFDGAARQDGAGAGVVFVTPQNHRMPYAFTLTQLYTNNMAEYQALILGLQMAIEIGVRDMDIYGDSELVVNQVLGEYEVKKEDLIPYHQRALQLLNQLDDIYVGHPLWPLGREESMQVPVCNRWAVSLLEGEENIDTTNTICVYTADEDDWRQPIIDFLDHQKLPDDPRHKVEILRRAPKFIHYKGTLYRRSFSGQWLRCLSKDEAVEAMHEAHSGICGAHQSGPKLHDRVKRMGYYWPTMVQDCIDFAKKCEPCQFYANFIHQPPEPLHPTATPYALVYGVEAVLPLELQIPSLRIAIQEGLTDDENDRLRLADLEALDEKRLEAQQKLQCYQSRLSRAFNKKSIINQGCKSKAILIDDEFRLSWVFTLFASRLALDRSLKKRVTSHTGDEMM; this is encoded by the exons ATGCAGGCGCATACAATACATGTGGTATCAAAAGCTgatccaatcaagtacatactctcaagACCAGTCTTGTCTGGAAGACTTGCGAAATGGGCAATGTTGCTTAAGCAGTATGACTTGGTGTTCGTGCCTCAAAAGGCTGTGAAAGGTCAAGCTATCGCCGACTTCTTTGCTGATCATCCAGTGCCAGCAGAGTGGGAAATTTCAGATGACCTCCCAGGAGAAGAAATTTTCTACGTGGACGTTCTACCTCCATGGCAGATGTACTTTGATGGTGCTGCAAGGCAAGATGGAGCTGGAGCTGGAGTTGTGTTTGTAACTCCTCAAAATCATCGCATGCCATATGCCTTTACACTTACTCAGTTGTACACGAATAATATGGCAGAATACCAAGCTCTTATACTCGGCCTTCAAATGGCGATTGAAATAGGCGTCAGGGATATGGACATCTACGGAGACTCAGAGTTAGTGGTCAACCAAGTCCTTGGCGAATATGAAGTGaaaaaggaagacttgattccCTACCATCAACGGGCATTACAACTGCTGAATCAACTTGACGACATCTATGTTGGTCAT CCACTTTGGCCTTTGGGGCGCGAAGAGTCTATGCAAGTCCCAGTCTGCAACCGTTGGGCAGTATCTTTGCTTGAAGGAGAAGAAAATATAGACACAACCAACACGATATGCGTCTACACAGCTGATGAAGATGATTGGCGTCAACCTATCATTGATTTCTTGGACCACCAAAAATTACCTGATGATCCCAGACACAAGGTTGAGATACTTCGACGTGCTCCAAAGTTTATTCACTATAAAGGGACGCTCTACAGACGTTCTTTCTCAGGCCAATGGTTGAGGTGTCTAAGCAAGGACGAAGCTGTTGAAGCAATGCATGAAGCTCACTCTGGAATTTGTGGCGCTCATCAATCTGGGCCTAAACTTCATGATCGCGTAAAGAGAATGGGGTATTACTGGCCAACCATGGTGCAAGATTGTATAGACTTTGCGAAAAAATGTGAACCCTGTCAGTTTTACGCAAACTTCATACACCAACCGCCGGAGCCGTTGCATCCTACT GCAACCCCGTATGCGTTGGTGTATGGAGTAGAGGCCGTGTTGCCATTAGAGCTACAAATCCCTTCCTTGCGCATCGCTATTCAAGAAGGACTCACGGATGACGAAAATGACAGATTACGATTAGCAGATTTGGAAGCTCTCGATGAAAAGAGATTAGAGGCTCAACAAAAGCTCCAGTGCTATCAATCAAGGTTGTCacgcgcattcaacaaaaag TCAATCATCAACCAAGGTTGTAAAAGCAAGGCCATCTTAATCGATGATGAGTTCCGCTTGAGCTGGGTCTTTACACTATTTGCTTCACGGTTAGCCTTGGATAGATCTTTAAAAAAGAGGGTTACATCGCATACAGGTGATGAAATGATGTAG